Proteins encoded together in one Balaenoptera ricei isolate mBalRic1 chromosome 2, mBalRic1.hap2, whole genome shotgun sequence window:
- the C2H14orf39 gene encoding protein SIX6OS1 isoform X6 — MYHGYICQYKDVLKQYQQKYSETPLSHEYYEKKREHEEIQNRVLARTEQLKMNETIFMEFLVPAPFPSLTSWTLHMVNLRCKTQDTLKHANKFSKRSYELKKEVDDVEIEINYLNQQIARLYEMKNLSETLEEKNKNIEKRKESKERIFEKDEQHVLTLNKTPQNSQLFLPYESQKLIKPIKMHPSEPRVKDKKEESSVKQSKLANIDFRQKASDIQVLNDSAVNNRSKCSHVTAFKSSQNFMQFRLLTPQKQSSCNQWLEKGDTESTSCWNFDAPLRDRDSFSLYVYMYAECGDKGTVKQLRESKCTSQVTYAEHLGKPIESNSDEVEERAEIFPQTPEIPLFLRTPEAVRTPDSVEKLPKTPSFEINRNTATECQTQKESPGFSFFMSYTSRSPGLNLFDSSVFDSEISSHQYNEHYSAGNLNLLSSQQEIGNLFGKPEGEDTFTFSFPSDSSTHTFGAGRDDFSFPFPFEQDQNSTPSSVKEFSSSSQNTTQFTFF; from the exons atgtaCCACGGTTATATATGTCagtataaagatgttttaaagcaATACCAACAAAAATACTCAGAAACACCTCTTTCACATGAATAttatgagaagaaaagagaacatgaagaaattcaaaacagagtGTTGGCACGTACTGAACaactaaaaatgaatgaaactatTTTTATGGAATTTTTAG TGCCTGCTCCCTTTCCATCACTTACCAGTTGGACACTACATAT GGTTAATTTGAGATGTAAAACACAAGATACTCTTAAACATGCCAACAAATTTTCCAAAAGATCATATGAATTGAAGAAAGAAGTAGATGATGTGGAAAtagaaattaattatttaaaccaG cagATTGCAAGACTTTATGAAATGAAGAATCTTTCAGAaactctggaagaaaaaaataaaaatatagaaaagagaaaggaatcgaAAGAAAG aatttttgaaaaagatgaaCAGCATGTACTTACGTTGAATAAGACCCCTCAAAACAGTCAATTATTTCTTCCATATGAATCTCAGAAATTAATCAAACCAATAAAGATGCATCCTTCAGAACCAAGAGTTAAAG ataaaaaagaagaaagttctgTGAAGCAGTCAAAACTTGCCAATATTGACTTCAGACAAAAAGCAAGTGATATTCAG GTATTGAATGACTCTGCTGTGAATAACCGTTCAAAGTGTTCACATGTTACGGCTTTTAAAAGTTCACAAAATTTTATGCAGTTCag ATTGTTAACTCCACAGAAACAATCAAGTTGCAATCAATGGCTGGAAAAGGGAGATACAG AATCAACTAGCTGTTGGAACTTTGATGCACCCTTGAGAGACAGAGATTCATTCTCTCTctacgtatatatgt ATGCTGAGTGTGGAGATAAAGGGACAGTAAAACAATTGAGAGAATCAAAATGTACTTCACAA GTTACATATGCCGAACATTTGGGGAAGCCAATAGAAAGTAATAGTGATGAAGTAGAAGAAAGGGCTGAGATTTTTCCACAAACTCctgaaattcctttatttttaaggaCTCCTGAAGCTGTGAGAACACCTGACTCTGTGGAGAAATTACCTAAAACCCCCTCATTTGAAAT aaatagaaacacagctACGGAATGTCAAACACAAAAGGAATcccctggattttctttttttatgagttATACTTCTAGATCTCCTGGATTGAATTTATTTGATTCTTCTGTATTTGATTCAGAAATCTCATCACATCAG tataaTGAACATTATTCTGCAGGAAATTTAAATCTTCTCTCATCACAACAAGAAATTG GAAACTTATTTGGGAAACCAGAAGGAGAAGAtacctttactttttcttttccatcggACTCTTCAACTCATACATTTGGAGCTGGAAGAGATGATTTtagttttccatttccatttgaaCAGGATCAAAACTCAACACCTTCTTCTGTAAAAGAGTTTTCATCCTCCTCACAAAATACCacacaatttacttttttttga